A single genomic interval of Streptomyces sp. NBC_00663 harbors:
- a CDS encoding dihydrofolate reductase family protein produces the protein MRTLISTAFISLDGVVEAPGGEPGYRNAGWTFKDIEFLPEAFEIKGREQKEASAMMLGRTSYEAFSPVWPGMEEFADYKVMPKYVVSTTLTEGDLVSNWGDTTILRSLDEVAELKKTEGGPIIIHGSATLNRALADADLIDRYHLLVFPVLLGAGKRLFSTTDKDKQQLKLVEHEAYANGLQKNVFDVVR, from the coding sequence ATGCGCACCCTCATCAGCACCGCGTTCATCTCGCTCGACGGCGTCGTGGAGGCCCCGGGCGGCGAGCCGGGTTACCGGAACGCCGGCTGGACCTTCAAGGACATCGAGTTCCTCCCCGAGGCGTTCGAGATCAAGGGCCGTGAGCAGAAGGAGGCGAGCGCGATGATGCTGGGCCGGACCAGCTACGAGGCGTTCAGCCCGGTGTGGCCCGGCATGGAGGAGTTCGCGGACTACAAGGTGATGCCGAAGTACGTGGTCTCGACGACCCTCACCGAGGGCGACCTGGTCTCGAACTGGGGCGACACGACGATCCTGCGCTCCCTCGACGAGGTCGCCGAGCTGAAGAAGACGGAGGGCGGCCCGATCATCATCCACGGCAGCGCCACCCTGAACCGGGCCCTCGCTGACGCCGACCTCATCGACCGCTACCACCTCCTGGTCTTCCCGGTCCTCCTCGGCGCCGGAAAGCGCCTCTTCTCCACCACGGACAAGGACAAGCAGCAGCTGAAGCTGGTCGAGCACGAGGCGTACGCCAACGGCCTGCAGAAGAACGTCTTCGACGTGGTCCGCTGA